One window of Nostoc sp. C052 genomic DNA carries:
- a CDS encoding cysteine desulfurase-like protein — translation MLLNLDKVRQYFPALAGEWTFFDNAGGSQTLKKVVDRISEFLLSSDVQLGASYGVSQLAGERLALATRGMATFINANSSKEVVMGPSTTMMLKILSICLGQTFTPGDEVIVTNCDHEANIGAWVALEKQGIKVKVWQVRPDTLELHLADLEPLMSHRTKLVALTHASNVLGTINPIKEIAVFVHDRNAMICVDGVAYAPHRLVDVQDLDVDFYTLSCYKVYGPHHALLYGKEEHLLRLPGLNHYFIEQTDIPYKFQLGNVNFELSYGMLGLCDYLSELAQLHYGNETAPDLRNQMVQAFDLISIHEEHISDRLLNYLNSKANVRVIGQSKADRQTRVPTISFVVDGINSSTIPAKIDQHYIGIRYGDFYAKRLIEYLGLASQGGIVRVSMVHYNTLEEVNSLIEAFEQIF, via the coding sequence ATGCTCCTGAATCTTGATAAAGTTCGTCAATATTTTCCTGCTTTAGCTGGTGAATGGACTTTTTTTGATAATGCTGGCGGGTCACAAACCCTGAAAAAAGTAGTAGATAGAATTAGCGAATTTCTCTTGAGTTCTGATGTTCAGTTGGGAGCTTCTTATGGGGTATCTCAACTTGCAGGAGAACGATTGGCTCTAGCAACTAGGGGAATGGCTACTTTCATTAATGCCAATTCTTCTAAAGAAGTGGTCATGGGCCCATCTACTACAATGATGTTGAAAATTCTCTCAATTTGTCTGGGTCAAACCTTTACACCTGGCGATGAGGTGATTGTGACGAATTGTGACCATGAGGCCAATATTGGTGCTTGGGTCGCTCTTGAAAAACAAGGAATTAAGGTTAAAGTGTGGCAAGTTCGTCCAGATACTTTAGAACTTCATTTAGCAGATTTAGAACCATTGATGAGTCACCGTACCAAACTGGTAGCCTTGACTCATGCTTCTAATGTTCTGGGAACCATCAACCCGATTAAAGAAATTGCTGTATTTGTACACGATCGCAATGCCATGATTTGTGTAGATGGTGTAGCTTATGCACCCCACAGATTAGTTGATGTCCAAGATTTAGATGTTGATTTTTATACTTTGAGTTGTTATAAAGTCTATGGGCCACATCATGCCTTACTTTATGGTAAGGAAGAACATTTATTAAGATTGCCTGGTCTTAACCATTATTTTATTGAGCAGACAGATATACCTTATAAATTTCAGTTAGGAAATGTCAATTTTGAATTAAGTTATGGAATGTTAGGTTTATGTGATTATTTAAGTGAGTTAGCACAATTACACTATGGGAATGAAACAGCACCAGATTTGAGAAATCAAATGGTGCAAGCATTTGATTTAATTAGCATACATGAAGAACATATTAGCGATCGCCTCCTAAATTACCTCAATAGCAAGGCTAATGTGCGAGTGATTGGTCAATCAAAGGCTGACCGTCAAACCCGTGTGCCAACTATATCTTTTGTGGTAGATGGAATCAATAGCTCAACCATTCCGGCAAAAATTGACCAACACTATATAGGAATTCGCTATGGAGACTTTTATGCTAAACGGCTCATTGAATACCTGGGGTTAGCATCCCAAGGTGGAATAGTCCGGGTGAGTATGGTGCATTACAACACCCTTGAGGAAGTTAACAGTTTGATTGAAGCTTTTGAGCAGATATTTTAG
- a CDS encoding ATP-binding protein — translation MIDIPSNTQTKETIRVLVVEDEYILAINLQEILESLGYVVLDIADSAEGAIAKATELRPNLVLMDIRLRGEMDGIQAAEQIWRNLQIPVIYVTGHSDQSTVKRATLTSPFGYILKPIKEQELYVAIQTALNHYEREQFLSSVLREMGDGVIVVDTELDVKYINPIAEALTGWRWNEAKDKMLTEVIQLIDEQTQLSVENPILAALEQETIIHLASGVLLVAKDGTVTPVADSATPLRNSSGVITGAVLVFRDDTQRRLTEERNLAAERARQLEIQVAELQRLNQLKEDFLATTSHEMRTPLSNIKMTISVLENLLEQLGVLNLNALSPSESVARYLTILRDQCERELDLVDNLLHMRMIDANVYPLELTSIQLQNWLPHVAEYFQERAQARQQSFQVNVSPNLPPLVSDLASLTEIVSELLNNACKYTPPDEEITVDVQVIDTVKSLINEDIESVILDNLQVPYFQITISNSGAIIPKQEQSRIFEAFYRIPQSDRWQQSGTGLGLALVKKLVEYLQGTIKVTSSQGWTRFTVQLPLSL, via the coding sequence ATGATTGATATCCCATCAAACACGCAGACAAAGGAAACAATTAGAGTCCTTGTTGTTGAAGATGAGTATATTCTCGCGATTAATTTGCAAGAAATTTTAGAGTCTCTGGGATATGTTGTTTTAGATATAGCTGATTCTGCCGAAGGTGCAATTGCAAAAGCAACTGAGTTACGACCAAACTTGGTTTTGATGGATATCAGATTACGGGGTGAAATGGACGGCATTCAGGCCGCAGAACAAATTTGGCGTAATTTGCAAATTCCGGTTATCTACGTCACAGGCCACTCCGACCAGAGTACTGTGAAACGGGCAACTCTGACATCCCCCTTTGGGTATATTCTCAAACCCATCAAGGAGCAAGAACTTTACGTTGCCATTCAAACAGCTCTTAATCATTACGAACGCGAGCAATTTTTGAGTTCTGTGCTTCGAGAAATGGGTGATGGGGTGATTGTAGTCGATACTGAATTAGATGTTAAGTACATCAATCCGATAGCTGAAGCCCTGACAGGGTGGCGATGGAATGAAGCGAAGGACAAAATGTTAACTGAAGTTATCCAACTTATTGACGAACAAACCCAGCTTTCGGTAGAAAATCCAATTCTTGCAGCCCTCGAACAAGAAACTATTATCCATCTAGCTAGTGGCGTTTTACTCGTTGCCAAAGACGGAACAGTTACACCTGTAGCTGACAGCGCTACTCCCCTGAGAAATAGCAGTGGTGTAATTACAGGAGCCGTATTGGTTTTTCGGGATGATACGCAACGACGACTAACTGAAGAACGCAATCTCGCTGCTGAACGTGCTAGACAACTGGAAATTCAAGTGGCAGAACTTCAACGGCTGAACCAGTTGAAAGAAGATTTTCTGGCAACCACTTCTCATGAAATGCGAACACCCTTGTCAAATATCAAAATGACAATCTCTGTGTTAGAAAATCTTCTGGAACAGCTGGGTGTTTTAAATTTAAACGCACTTTCTCCATCTGAATCTGTAGCCCGCTACTTAACTATCCTGCGCGATCAGTGCGAACGAGAGCTAGATTTAGTAGACAATTTATTGCACATGCGAATGATTGATGCAAATGTCTATCCATTAGAATTAACTTCAATTCAACTCCAAAACTGGCTGCCTCACGTTGCCGAATATTTTCAAGAACGTGCCCAAGCTAGGCAACAGTCTTTTCAAGTGAATGTTTCTCCAAATTTACCACCTTTAGTTTCAGATTTGGCTAGCCTGACCGAAATTGTCTCAGAGTTACTCAACAATGCTTGTAAATACACTCCGCCCGATGAAGAGATTACAGTAGATGTTCAGGTAATTGACACTGTAAAAAGTCTCATCAATGAGGATATTGAATCTGTTATATTAGACAATCTTCAAGTTCCTTACTTTCAAATTACAATTAGCAATTCTGGGGCGATCATCCCCAAACAAGAACAATCTCGAATCTTTGAGGCGTTTTACCGAATTCCTCAAAGCGATCGCTGGCAACAAAGCGGCACAGGATTAGGGTTAGCATTAGTTAAGAAGTTAGTTGAATATCTCCAAGGTACGATTAAAGTTACCAGTTCTCAGGGCTGGACAAGGTTTACAGTTCAGCTGCCATTGAGTTTGTAA
- the leuS gene encoding leucine--tRNA ligase: MKPLEIRDSVDSRYNPAAIEEKWQKTWVELGLDKTPTASNKPKFYALSMFPYPSGSLHMGHVRNYTITDVIARLKRMQGYRVIHPMGWDAFGLPAENAAIDRGVPPAKWTYQNMAQMRQQLQRLGLSIDWECELATCSPDYYKWTQWIFLQFLQAGLAYQKEAAVNWDPIDQTVLANEQVDNEGRSWRSGAIVERKLLRQWFFKITDYAEELLNDLHKLTGWPERVKSMQANWIGKSTGAYLEFPIIGIDEKIAVYTTRPDTVYGVSYLVLAPEHPLTKRVTIKEQQTAVEAFIKEVSHQSELERTAEDKPKRGIPTGGKAINPFTGEEVPIWIADYVLYEYGTGAVMGVPAHDVRDFKFAKNYDLPIDFVIVSPDDVAGFDLTPTSEVDEVTQLIQIEYNQAYTEPGILINSGAFTGMTSTDAKQAIIEYAQQQGFGKVRVQYRLRDWLISRQRYWGAPIPVIHCPNCGIVPVPDKDLPVQLPEEVEFTGRGGSPLTQLESWVNVPCPTCGTPAKRETDTMDTFIDSSWYFLRFPDAKNEQQVFDSSKINDWMPVDQYVGGIEHAILHLLYSRFFTKVLRDRGLLNFDEPFQRLLTQGMVQGLTYLNPNKGGKDKWIPSNLVNSADPRDPQTGEPLQRLYATMSKSKGNGVAPEDVIAKYGVDTARMFILFKAPPEKDLEWDEADVEGQFRFLNRVWRLVTDYIAAGVSRKKAQLSDLTKVEKELRRAIHTAIQAVTEDVEDEYQFNTAISELMKLSNALTDADGKNSPIYAEGIQTLVILLAPFAPHIADELWHLLGENNSVHTQTWPSFDPDALVADEITLVIQVMGKTRGSIQVPAQADKAALEKYARESEIAQRYIEGKEIKKVIVVPGKLVNFVVG, translated from the coding sequence ATGAAACCATTGGAAATACGTGATTCTGTTGATTCCCGATATAACCCCGCAGCAATTGAGGAAAAATGGCAAAAAACATGGGTAGAACTTGGCTTAGATAAAACACCGACAGCTAGCAACAAGCCAAAATTCTACGCTCTTTCCATGTTCCCTTATCCATCGGGCAGCCTACACATGGGTCACGTCCGTAATTATACAATTACCGATGTGATTGCCCGTCTCAAGCGAATGCAAGGGTATCGGGTAATACACCCAATGGGTTGGGATGCCTTTGGCTTGCCAGCAGAAAACGCCGCCATTGACCGTGGTGTACCACCAGCAAAGTGGACTTATCAGAATATGGCTCAGATGCGGCAGCAATTGCAGCGTCTTGGTTTATCTATTGATTGGGAATGCGAACTTGCTACCTGTTCACCAGATTATTACAAGTGGACACAATGGATTTTCTTGCAGTTTTTGCAAGCGGGGTTAGCTTATCAAAAAGAAGCAGCGGTAAACTGGGACCCCATTGACCAAACTGTATTGGCAAATGAGCAAGTTGATAACGAAGGACGTTCTTGGCGCAGTGGGGCAATAGTTGAGCGGAAATTATTACGCCAGTGGTTTTTCAAGATTACCGACTACGCTGAAGAATTGCTCAATGACTTGCATAAATTGACAGGTTGGCCGGAACGCGTCAAGTCGATGCAGGCAAACTGGATTGGTAAATCTACAGGCGCTTACTTAGAATTTCCCATCATTGGGATAGATGAAAAAATCGCCGTGTACACCACACGTCCAGATACCGTTTATGGTGTCAGCTACCTGGTGTTAGCACCAGAACATCCCTTAACCAAGCGCGTCACGATAAAAGAACAGCAAACAGCGGTAGAAGCCTTTATTAAAGAGGTTTCCCATCAAAGTGAGTTAGAACGTACCGCTGAAGATAAACCGAAGCGGGGTATCCCCACAGGTGGTAAGGCAATAAACCCATTTACAGGGGAAGAAGTGCCGATTTGGATTGCTGACTATGTACTGTATGAGTATGGTACTGGAGCAGTGATGGGTGTACCAGCGCACGATGTCCGAGATTTTAAGTTTGCTAAAAATTACGATTTGCCAATTGATTTTGTCATTGTTTCCCCAGATGATGTTGCAGGTTTTGACTTAACTCCCACATCAGAGGTTGATGAAGTTACACAACTCATCCAAATTGAATACAACCAGGCATACACTGAACCAGGAATTTTAATTAATTCTGGGGCTTTTACTGGTATGACTTCCACAGATGCGAAACAAGCAATAATTGAATACGCCCAACAACAAGGTTTTGGGAAAGTGCGGGTGCAATATCGCTTGCGGGATTGGTTGATTTCGCGGCAGCGTTATTGGGGCGCACCGATACCTGTAATTCATTGTCCCAACTGTGGGATAGTGCCAGTACCCGACAAAGATTTACCAGTACAGTTGCCGGAAGAGGTTGAATTTACTGGACGTGGCGGTTCACCTTTGACTCAGTTAGAGAGTTGGGTAAATGTACCTTGTCCAACTTGTGGCACTCCGGCGAAGCGGGAAACTGACACGATGGATACTTTTATTGATTCTTCGTGGTATTTCTTGCGGTTTCCTGATGCTAAGAATGAACAACAGGTTTTCGATTCCAGTAAAATAAACGATTGGATGCCAGTCGATCAGTACGTGGGTGGGATTGAACACGCGATTTTACATTTGTTGTATTCGCGCTTCTTTACTAAGGTTCTGCGGGATAGAGGGTTACTGAACTTTGATGAACCTTTCCAACGCCTGTTAACTCAAGGTATGGTACAGGGTTTAACTTACCTAAATCCTAACAAAGGTGGTAAAGATAAATGGATTCCTTCTAATCTGGTAAATTCAGCCGACCCGCGCGACCCCCAGACAGGTGAACCATTGCAACGTCTTTATGCCACCATGTCTAAATCAAAGGGCAACGGTGTAGCACCAGAAGATGTAATTGCCAAATACGGTGTAGATACAGCGCGGATGTTCATCTTATTCAAAGCGCCACCAGAAAAAGATTTGGAATGGGATGAAGCCGATGTGGAAGGACAATTCCGCTTTTTAAATCGGGTTTGGCGTTTGGTGACGGATTATATTGCGGCTGGGGTATCTCGTAAAAAAGCTCAACTCTCTGATTTAACTAAGGTAGAAAAAGAATTGCGGCGGGCGATTCACACGGCTATTCAAGCGGTAACGGAAGACGTGGAAGACGAATATCAATTCAATACAGCTATTTCCGAATTGATGAAATTGAGTAATGCTTTAACTGATGCCGACGGCAAAAATTCACCAATTTACGCAGAAGGTATTCAGACTTTAGTGATTTTACTAGCACCATTTGCACCACATATTGCTGATGAATTGTGGCATTTATTGGGTGAAAACAATTCAGTTCATACTCAAACTTGGCCATCATTTGACCCTGATGCTTTGGTAGCTGATGAAATCACTTTAGTGATTCAAGTTATGGGTAAAACTCGCGGCTCGATTCAAGTACCAGCACAAGCAGATAAAGCAGCGTTGGAGAAATACGCCCGTGAATCAGAAATTGCTCAACGTTACATTGAAGGTAAAGAGATTAAAAAGGTGATTGTGGTGCCTGGAAAGTTGGTGAATTTTGTAGTTGGCTAA
- a CDS encoding tetratricopeptide repeat protein — protein MDWITLLRSLQSDFIKRLASGCLLHCETEGQYSELTVISGERLKALREFCWQMAEKYKRVLPVRDVFISYLKGKLGEEVVKERLADFITEVDYEKRFGGDGNIDFTLTSDPSIGIEVKSRHGRIDRVRWSISSEEVEKNAVVVCILIQEDVSEAQSEYHLFLAGFLPTRMIKLKTGKISFGIEQLLYGGGLWCYLEQLQSSINNSSRQQPPIYKYLPKQEILSPPTINQVVKPYFKPEYSGEDLNLVYVKLGDEYFEKGEYINAITNYNQALEVNHSDISLYYKRGLAHYQIGDYETAIADYSQAIQMNLHDAKSYNKRGLALYQLGRLEEAINDYTQAIRINPNVAVAYKNRAEARSHAGDNQGAIEDYTQAIKINPDYANAYKNRGIARYLLGSQPAFPQAIKINPQDAIAYKKRGNARSDLGDFEGAIEDYTQAIQINSNYADAYYNRGNAHSDLGDFERAIEDYTQAIQINLNYADAYYNRGNIRLEIADKQGAIEDFQKAADIYRQEGKLEALKDTREKILDLEIEESLDILNF, from the coding sequence ATGGACTGGATTACACTACTGCGATCGCTACAGTCTGATTTTATTAAAAGGTTAGCATCTGGTTGTCTGCTTCATTGTGAAACAGAAGGTCAATATAGTGAATTAACTGTAATCTCTGGAGAAAGGTTAAAGGCACTACGGGAATTTTGCTGGCAGATGGCTGAAAAATATAAGCGTGTTTTACCAGTCCGCGATGTTTTTATTAGCTATCTTAAAGGAAAGTTGGGTGAGGAAGTTGTCAAAGAACGTTTAGCTGATTTTATTACCGAAGTCGATTATGAAAAGCGATTCGGCGGCGATGGCAATATAGATTTTACCTTGACTTCTGACCCATCTATTGGTATTGAGGTTAAATCTCGTCACGGTCGAATTGATAGAGTAAGATGGTCAATTAGTTCTGAAGAAGTTGAGAAAAATGCAGTTGTAGTTTGCATTTTGATTCAAGAGGATGTGAGTGAAGCCCAATCTGAATATCACCTTTTTTTAGCGGGCTTTCTGCCAACCCGAATGATTAAGTTGAAAACTGGTAAAATTTCTTTTGGGATAGAACAATTACTATATGGTGGTGGTTTATGGTGCTATTTAGAACAATTACAATCTTCTATAAATAATTCTTCTAGGCAACAACCACCAATTTATAAATATCTCCCGAAACAGGAAATTCTATCTCCGCCAACTATAAATCAGGTGGTCAAACCTTATTTTAAACCTGAATATAGTGGTGAAGATTTAAATCTAGTTTACGTAAAACTAGGTGATGAATATTTTGAAAAAGGAGAATATATTAATGCGATCACTAACTATAATCAAGCTTTAGAAGTTAACCATAGTGATATTAGTTTATATTATAAACGAGGTTTAGCTCACTATCAAATAGGAGATTATGAAACTGCGATCGCAGATTATTCTCAGGCAATTCAGATGAATCTTCATGATGCTAAATCTTATAATAAACGAGGTTTAGCCTTGTATCAACTTGGGCGATTAGAAGAAGCAATTAATGATTATACTCAAGCAATCAGAATTAATCCTAATGTTGCCGTAGCCTATAAAAATCGGGCTGAAGCTCGTTCTCATGCAGGAGATAATCAAGGAGCAATTGAGGATTATACCCAGGCTATTAAAATTAACCCCGATTATGCTAATGCTTATAAAAACCGTGGAATTGCTCGTTATTTATTAGGCTCTCAACCAGCATTTCCCCAAGCAATCAAGATTAATCCTCAAGATGCCATAGCTTATAAAAAACGTGGTAATGCTCGTTCCGACTTAGGAGATTTTGAGGGAGCAATTGAAGATTATACTCAAGCAATACAGATTAATTCTAATTATGCCGATGCTTATTACAACCGTGGTAATGCTCATTCAGATTTAGGAGATTTTGAGCGAGCAATTGAAGATTATACTCAGGCGATACAGATTAATTTGAACTATGCTGATGCCTATTATAATCGGGGCAATATTCGTTTAGAAATCGCAGATAAACAAGGAGCAATCGAAGATTTTCAAAAAGCGGCAGATATCTATCGTCAAGAAGGTAAGCTAGAAGCACTCAAAGATACACGAGAAAAAATATTAGATTTAGAAATAGAAGAATCATTAGATATTTTAAACTTCTAA
- a CDS encoding VOC family protein → MQINQSLHTAILVTDLERSEQFYGKVLGLSKIDRSLNYPGVWYQIGNYQLHLIVATVVPTKNPNEKWGRNPHIAFSVADLDTAKQELLNHNYPIQASASGRPALFTQDPDGNIIELSQQ, encoded by the coding sequence ATGCAGATTAACCAAAGTCTCCATACAGCAATTCTTGTGACTGACTTAGAACGCTCCGAGCAATTTTATGGCAAAGTATTGGGATTATCCAAAATAGATCGTTCCCTAAACTACCCTGGCGTATGGTATCAAATCGGCAACTACCAACTTCACCTGATAGTTGCAACTGTTGTCCCCACAAAAAACCCAAACGAAAAATGGGGGCGCAATCCCCACATTGCTTTCTCCGTTGCTGATTTAGACACCGCCAAACAGGAATTACTCAATCATAATTATCCCATTCAAGCCAGCGCCTCTGGTCGCCCTGCCCTTTTCACTCAAGATCCCGATGGAAATATTATCGAGTTGAGTCAGCAGTGA
- a CDS encoding recombinase family protein yields MKIIAYSYTDPLLESSPDQADWGWEVDRVYEDLGKPDSSGRSQLQQLFTDCETEPADYLLIRRLEELGDTVEEISDRLNQLEVMGIAVIATEQPYTSENYPLGADLLNLLHAIQRQQRSRRIRQGHARNRLEVAPPPGKVPYGYRRGKGKYTIDRSTSPVVKDFFEHFLLYGSLRGSVRYLAKKYGKKISVTTGRRWLTNPVYRGNTAYQNGEIISNTHIAIVSKEEAAQVDRLLRRNSRLPSRTASAPRSLAGLVVCGECQSHLTITRVTQRNQDKEYLYLRSTSCPQTPKCKAIPYQEVLEHTIETVCRDLPLAVAGMNFPQLDAFKNSLGQAIARQQEILAQLPALIETGILDAETAKLRAYKLRTEISALEAKLATLPPVNLRSVAQAVSIPQFWLDLSETERRFYFREFIRQIEIIFQNKELRLQVIFIF; encoded by the coding sequence ATGAAAATCATTGCCTACTCTTACACCGATCCGCTATTAGAATCTTCTCCCGATCAAGCCGATTGGGGATGGGAGGTGGATCGGGTTTATGAAGATTTGGGCAAGCCAGACTCTTCTGGAAGGTCGCAATTACAACAATTATTCACAGATTGCGAAACTGAACCAGCAGATTATCTCCTGATCCGTCGGTTGGAAGAATTGGGGGATACTGTAGAAGAAATTAGCGATCGCTTAAATCAACTCGAAGTCATGGGAATAGCTGTAATTGCTACCGAACAGCCCTACACTTCCGAAAATTACCCTCTGGGCGCTGATTTGCTGAATCTGCTACACGCAATCCAACGTCAGCAACGTAGTCGTCGCATCCGTCAAGGACACGCCCGTAATCGTCTTGAGGTTGCACCACCACCCGGCAAAGTTCCCTACGGCTATCGCAGAGGTAAAGGGAAATATACCATTGACCGCAGTACTTCACCAGTAGTCAAAGATTTTTTTGAACATTTTTTACTTTATGGTTCCCTGCGGGGTTCAGTGCGTTATCTGGCGAAAAAATACGGCAAGAAAATCTCTGTCACCACCGGAAGACGGTGGCTAACTAATCCAGTCTATCGCGGCAATACAGCTTACCAAAATGGCGAAATTATCTCTAATACCCATATTGCGATCGTTTCTAAGGAAGAAGCTGCCCAAGTTGATCGACTTTTACGCCGTAACAGCCGTTTACCATCTCGAACTGCTAGTGCGCCTCGTTCTTTAGCTGGGTTAGTTGTCTGTGGTGAATGTCAGTCACATCTGACAATTACCCGTGTCACCCAACGCAACCAAGATAAAGAGTATCTTTATTTACGTTCTACTAGCTGCCCTCAAACCCCCAAGTGTAAGGCTATTCCTTATCAAGAAGTGTTGGAACATACCATTGAAACAGTTTGCCGTGATTTACCTCTGGCGGTAGCAGGGATGAATTTTCCCCAATTGGATGCATTCAAGAATAGTTTAGGACAAGCGATCGCTCGTCAACAAGAAATACTCGCTCAGTTACCCGCTTTAATTGAAACAGGAATTTTAGATGCCGAAACAGCAAAGTTAAGGGCTTACAAACTTCGCACAGAAATATCTGCACTCGAAGCAAAGTTGGCGACTCTCCCCCCGGTTAACTTGCGTTCTGTTGCTCAAGCTGTTTCCATACCACAATTTTGGTTAGATTTATCAGAAACAGAGCGACGATTTTACTTTCGAGAATTTATCAGGCAAATTGAGATTATTTTTCAGAATAAAGAATTAAGACTCCAAGTTATTTTTATTTTTTAA
- a CDS encoding glycosyltransferase family 39 protein — protein MQEGSFIWSHLEKQHRTVGKWIDWVWLIVLLLAAVLLFSINLGGLPLRDWDEGTVAQVAREIWHAPAGSMRWLYPTLGGEPYHNKPPLMHLLIAWAYSLGGENEWTTRLPGAILTATSVPLLYCIAREIFRQRWAAIYSALIYLTMLPVVRHGRLAMLDGAMVSFLMVMMLCVLRSRRDLRYCLGVGVSFGLICLTQGLLGILLGAIAIIFLFWDTPRLLTCYYFWIAILIGILPVAGWYSAQLIHYGYTFAQVGLANPSIGRVGSFVEANPEPPWYYVIELLKYTWPWLLFLPQTIRLTWENRNLSWAKLVMAWSGVYLLVISFMITKVPWYLFPIYPSLALAFGIQLSDTENSPLLSSYPRAWVAGLAILAVVASAGSIYFSSGTTPTTDLQLIFAAVAVTMTLAAILAERGDGQFLKILFWGSYVSLLLLMKSNYWVWELSEAYPVKPVAAMIVRANPATKKIYTSFAYHRPSLDYYSDRTIIPASVGELEYYWHYNGQPYFLLHTSAFNNLELESMKLIDQAEGWKLVTKDTNRL, from the coding sequence ATGCAAGAAGGAAGCTTTATTTGGAGTCATCTGGAAAAACAGCATCGCACGGTTGGCAAATGGATTGATTGGGTATGGCTAATAGTGTTGCTGTTGGCAGCAGTGTTACTATTTAGCATCAATCTAGGAGGATTGCCGCTGCGAGATTGGGATGAAGGTACTGTGGCTCAGGTTGCTCGTGAAATTTGGCACGCACCAGCAGGTTCAATGCGTTGGCTTTATCCAACGCTGGGAGGTGAACCATATCATAACAAGCCGCCTTTGATGCATTTGTTAATTGCTTGGGCTTATTCTCTAGGAGGTGAAAATGAGTGGACAACGCGTCTACCTGGAGCAATTTTAACAGCGACATCTGTACCTTTACTGTATTGCATTGCTCGAGAGATATTTCGTCAGCGTTGGGCAGCGATTTATAGCGCTTTGATTTACCTAACAATGCTACCCGTGGTGCGTCATGGGCGGTTAGCAATGTTAGATGGAGCAATGGTAAGTTTTTTGATGGTGATGATGTTGTGCGTGTTGCGATCGCGCCGGGATTTACGTTATTGTCTTGGTGTTGGTGTTAGTTTCGGGTTGATTTGCCTGACTCAAGGATTGCTAGGCATATTACTCGGTGCGATCGCAATCATCTTTCTGTTTTGGGATACGCCACGACTGCTTACCTGTTACTATTTCTGGATCGCAATCTTAATTGGCATTCTGCCTGTAGCTGGTTGGTATAGTGCCCAACTAATTCATTATGGTTATACTTTTGCCCAAGTTGGCCTTGCAAACCCATCAATAGGCCGAGTTGGCTCATTTGTCGAAGCAAATCCTGAACCACCTTGGTACTATGTTATTGAGCTTCTTAAGTATACATGGCCGTGGTTATTATTCTTACCACAAACTATCCGCTTAACCTGGGAAAATCGCAACCTGAGTTGGGCAAAACTAGTAATGGCGTGGAGTGGTGTTTATCTGCTGGTAATTTCCTTCATGATTACCAAAGTTCCCTGGTATCTATTCCCGATTTACCCTAGTTTAGCCTTGGCTTTTGGTATCCAGTTATCAGATACCGAAAACTCGCCTTTACTCTCATCCTATCCCCGTGCTTGGGTTGCTGGTTTGGCAATACTTGCTGTCGTTGCTTCTGCTGGTAGTATTTATTTCAGTTCGGGTACGACACCCACAACAGACTTACAACTGATTTTTGCCGCAGTAGCCGTGACTATGACTTTAGCAGCCATTTTGGCAGAACGAGGCGACGGGCAATTTCTGAAAATTTTGTTCTGGGGAAGTTATGTTTCACTACTGCTGTTAATGAAATCTAACTACTGGGTTTGGGAATTATCTGAAGCCTATCCAGTGAAACCAGTCGCCGCGATGATTGTGCGAGCAAATCCAGCTACGAAGAAAATTTACACATCTTTTGCTTACCATCGCCCATCCCTGGACTATTATAGCGATCGCACCATTATTCCCGCTTCTGTTGGTGAACTGGAATATTATTGGCACTACAACGGACAACCCTACTTTCTACTTCATACGTCTGCTTTCAACAATCTTGAACTAGAGTCGATGAAGCTAATTGACCAAGCTGAAGGTTGGAAGTTAGTTACAAAAGATACTAATCGGCTATGA
- a CDS encoding DUF4327 family protein: protein MNTTVKYDIEVIKEEALRLVKKGLLNRQHPIYTICKYIPHRDWVNFELELEKNEFLLRDRIIDLLNHELWEDD from the coding sequence ATGAACACTACTGTTAAATACGACATCGAGGTTATCAAGGAAGAAGCACTTAGACTAGTTAAAAAAGGACTTCTTAACCGTCAACACCCGATTTATACCATCTGTAAATATATTCCTCATCGTGACTGGGTGAATTTTGAGCTTGAGTTAGAAAAAAACGAATTTTTACTCAGAGATAGAATTATTGACCTACTGAATCACGAATTGTGGGAAGATGATTGA